The following coding sequences are from one Eucalyptus grandis isolate ANBG69807.140 chromosome 11, ASM1654582v1, whole genome shotgun sequence window:
- the LOC104425256 gene encoding NADPH-dependent aldehyde reductase-like protein, chloroplastic isoform X2, producing MAATAAAPSAAPSDAAAALALPLKDRVAIVTGSSRGIGRTIALHLASLGAKLVVNYTSPGSSAQADAIAAEINSSSPGSAVSVRADISDPDQVKSLFDAAEEAFKSPIYVLVNSAAVSDSKYPTIANTSVEDFDKTFSVNARGAFLCCREAANRLKRGGGGRIIMLSSSRVGALKPNNAAYTASKAAVETMVKILAKELKGTRITANCVAPGPIATEMFFAGKTEEMINKVIDQCPHSRLGETNDVAPLVGFLATDAAEWVNGQVIRVNGGYV from the exons GTGGCCATCGTCACCGGCTCCTCCCGCGGGATCGGCCGCACCATCGCCCTCCACCTTGCCTCCCTCGGCGCCAAGCTCGTCGTCAACTACACCTCCCCCGGCTCCTCCGCCCAGGCCGACGCCATTGCCGCGGAGATTAACTCCTCCTCCCCCGGCTCTGCCGTCTCTGTCCGGGCTGACATCTCGGACCCGGACCAGGTGAAGTCCCTCTTCGACGCCGCCGAGGAGGCCTTCAAGTCGCCGATCTACGTCCTGGTGAACTCTGCCGCCGTCTCCGACTCCAAGTACCCCACCATCGCCAACACATCTGTCGAGGACTTCGACAAGACCTTCAG TGTCAATGCTAGAGGGGCATTCTTGTGCTGCAGAGAGGCTGCAAACCGGCTGAAGCGGGGTGGCGGAGGCAGGATCATAATGCTGTCCTCATCGCGGGTTGGCGCGCTGAAGCCAAACAATGCAGCGTACACCGCCTCGAAGGCAGCAGTGGAGACGATGGTCAAGATCCTGGCGAAGGAGCTCAAGGGCACCCGCATCACTGCCAACTGCGTTGCTCCCGGTCCCATTGCAACGGAGATGTTCTTCGCCGGGAAGACAGAGGAGATGATCAATAAGGTGATCGATCAGTGCCCCCATAGCCGGCTAGGGGAGACCAATGATGTCGCCCCTCTTGTCGGGTTCTTGGCCACAGATGCTGCTGAGTGGGTCAATGGACAGGTGATTAGAGTTAATGGTGGATATGTCTAG